The following nucleotide sequence is from Endozoicomonas sp. GU-1.
TTACGGGCACAGGGGAGAAGCGACTGGTGCTGGGTTTTATCATTGCCACAGCCCTGATCAGTATGTGGGTTTCCAATACGGCAACCACGATTATGATGATGCCCATCGGTTTATCGGTTATCGCCATGATTCGTCACCAGGGGAAGATGAGTCATGGCTTTCCTGTTGCTTTGTTGCTGGCCATTGCTTACGGGGCTTCAATCGGTGGTTTTGGGACCCTGATCGGTTCGCCGCCTAATGCATTACTGGTGGCTTTTCTTCAGGAGCAGTACGGTATCCAGATTGGTTTTGTTCACTGGCTGATCATTGGCCTGCCGGCATCGATCATTTTGCTGGCTATTACCGGCATCTGGCTGGGCTATTTTGGCTACCGTCTGGGTGGGGAAGAAAACCATGGGGTAAGAGAGTCCATTAAGGCGCAGCAAAAAAAGAACGGTGCAATGAGCGGTGCAGAAAAAGCAGTCACCGCGATCTTTCTTCTTACGGCTTTTGCCTGGGTCCTGCGGCCCTGGCTGGGGGCAATGATGCCAGCACTGGCACTTTCCGATACCATGATTGCCCTGGTGGCCACCGTTCTATTGTTTATCCTGCCCGTTCGCTGGAACAAGCCTGAGTTTCTGATGAGCTGGAAGGAGATGCACCGTCTTCCCTGGGATGTGTTGTTATTGTTTGGTGGTGGTCTTAGCCTGGCATCAATGATTCGAACAACAGGGCTGGCAGAGTGGATTGCCGGATCATTAAGCATCCTTGGGGATATGCCTCCTTTGATGGCCATCGCTTTGGTTGTCACCATTATTATTTTTCTGACCGAAGTCACCAGTAATACAGCAACCACGGCCGCCTTTCTTCCTCCTCTGGGAGCCCTGGCCATGTCACAGGGAATGGACCCGGCTATTCTTGCCATCCCTGCCGCTATTGCTGCCAGTTGTGCCTTTATGTTGCCTGTGGCGACACCGCCCAATGCCATAGTCTATGGGTCAGGCATGTTGCCAATTCGACACATGGTACGCAGTGGTATGGTGTTGAACCTTGCGGGTATTGTAATTATCACGTTGTTGAGCCACTGGCTGGTGAAATTTGTTATTTAATCTCCTCTTTATAAACTTTTAGCCCCCTGGCCTGATAGTTGTTCAGGGCAAAGGGGTGATCCAGCGAACAGGTATGCACCCAGACCCGCTGAGCTCCCCAGTTCCAGGCTTCCTGAATGGCAGTACTTAACAGGGCACCACCCAGGCCTTTGCCAATGAAGGGCTGCGCCAGGCCAAAGTAGGCAATCTGGATGTCACCGGCCGCTTTTTGCAGTTCAAAGTAACCGGCCGGGCTGCCTTTAAAGTAGCCGACCCATAGGCGAAGATTGTCGTTTTCAGCGTAGTCATGCCATTGTTCATCAGACCAGACCAGCTTGTCAGTCCATGCCCACGGCTGGCCAATGTAGCTGTAGAGAAATCGGTTGAATTGAAACTGCTTTACCTGACACTCCCGGATGACAAAATCTGGATGAGTGACGGGTTTATGGAGCCACTCATCCTGCGAGGTCATTTCCAGAAACCAGGTGGTTACTGTTTCTTTTTTCATATTACTTCTGGTTCAGTTGTCTTCGATATTGGTTAGAAATTGATGATTGGTTTCTTCAATCGGGCAATATATTGGGCATGGCAATCACCATGTTGCCAGAAGCGGACATAAACCGGTTCCCGATTGACGGAAACCGGCGATAGAATCAATGAGACTGCTCCAGCCGCCTGGCATAGACGACGGCATTATAACCGACTGTCGCGACAACATTACCAGCCACAAAGAATAGAATGACCAGCGCCGCATTAACGATACTGAAGCTTGTCACCAGCTGAGTTAAACGACCAAATCCCTCTACAAAGAACAGGTAAATACCAAATACATAAGGAATATAGCTGGGAATGCCCGCCAAAGCCTTGCGTGCTCCTTTATCAAGACCTGTAAGGACAATAATGGAGAACAGTGAACCAACCAGTAACAGCATCCAGCTGGTTGCCATGCCGGTTATGGCCTGTTGTAAAACGGCCATGGTCAATGTGACCGCCAGGATAATATCGGCTTTGAGGGCCAGAACAGTGAACAGGTCTTTTTCACTTTTGCCGGTGATAATCTGAGCTAACTGAAACATGGTAACCCCCCCGGGCTATGGCCATGGCTCAGTTATACCACCAGTCACGTTTGGTAAAATTGATGTAAGACAGTATTTTTACCTATGCTGATGGGTGGTGCTTTTGTACCACCGACAGGCGCATTTCCAGTTCACATTCCAGCTGACCCAGTTGCTCAAGTTGCTGTTTTTGTCCGGCATTGACATGCCAGTAGTGAGGGGTCATGGCCAGCAGGTCCATAATGGCCTGAGTGTTTTCCAGCATCATCAGGTGATGGATGGTCTGGCTTTCCAGCAGGGCAAGATCTTCCGGCAGATCCTGCAGGCGTTTATCTTCCGGATAAGGACGTACCTCATCATAAATGGCACGGCGAAGAGCCATCAGGTGGTTCTGGCCGGGGGTCAATAGAACAATATGCCCGCCAGGTTTCAGAACTCTGACAAACTCAGGCCAGTCACTGCGGGAGAATATGCTGATCACAGCATCAAACTGTTCGTCCATCAGAGGCAGTTCACTGACACTGGCAACCAGCCATTCTATCGCTTTGTTTCGTTTGCTGGCGGCCAGGATGGCGGGTTTGGCAATATCAAATCCACAGACTGAGCTGTCTTTAAGCTGCTCTTTGATTCCCGAGGTGTAGTAGCCCTCACCGCAACCGGCATCAAGAATACGTTGCGATGCTTCATTACCGAACGACTTGAGTTTATCAATCAAGGCATCAACGACGGGTTGATAGTAACCGTGATTCAGAAACCGTGTCCGTGCTTCGACCATCATCTGATCATCGCCGGGGTTTTTACTGCGTTTCTTATTGCTGGGCAGCAGGTTCA
It contains:
- a CDS encoding GNAT family N-acetyltransferase, which produces MKKETVTTWFLEMTSQDEWLHKPVTHPDFVIRECQVKQFQFNRFLYSYIGQPWAWTDKLVWSDEQWHDYAENDNLRLWVGYFKGSPAGYFELQKAAGDIQIAYFGLAQPFIGKGLGGALLSTAIQEAWNWGAQRVWVHTCSLDHPFALNNYQARGLKVYKEEIK
- a CDS encoding SLC13 family permease, translated to MKSGSPELLPESAQQESTPEGKPLFWLTGLLIGIALQLFTLLVDPPAGMNEMAWRCAGLAMMMAVFWSVEILPTAITALLPLLLSPMLGLATMDKAAAPYAHPVIFLFMGGFVLGLAMERWNLHSRIALRIMLITGTGEKRLVLGFIIATALISMWVSNTATTIMMMPIGLSVIAMIRHQGKMSHGFPVALLLAIAYGASIGGFGTLIGSPPNALLVAFLQEQYGIQIGFVHWLIIGLPASIILLAITGIWLGYFGYRLGGEENHGVRESIKAQQKKNGAMSGAEKAVTAIFLLTAFAWVLRPWLGAMMPALALSDTMIALVATVLLFILPVRWNKPEFLMSWKEMHRLPWDVLLLFGGGLSLASMIRTTGLAEWIAGSLSILGDMPPLMAIALVVTIIIFLTEVTSNTATTAAFLPPLGALAMSQGMDPAILAIPAAIAASCAFMLPVATPPNAIVYGSGMLPIRHMVRSGMVLNLAGIVIITLLSHWLVKFVI
- a CDS encoding putative RNA methyltransferase, which translates into the protein MSILLRCPVCYEALRSEQKSAVCKNNHRFDRARQGYLNLLPSNKKRSKNPGDDQMMVEARTRFLNHGYYQPVVDALIDKLKSFGNEASQRILDAGCGEGYYTSGIKEQLKDSSVCGFDIAKPAILAASKRNKAIEWLVASVSELPLMDEQFDAVISIFSRSDWPEFVRVLKPGGHIVLLTPGQNHLMALRRAIYDEVRPYPEDKRLQDLPEDLALLESQTIHHLMMLENTQAIMDLLAMTPHYWHVNAGQKQQLEQLGQLECELEMRLSVVQKHHPSA